The following coding sequences lie in one Terriglobia bacterium genomic window:
- the guaB gene encoding IMP dehydrogenase, protein MIHFPVPEALTFDDVLLVPARSDVIPASVNTQTRVTRNITLNIPIISAAMDTVTEAQMAIAMAQQGGMGIVHRSMTIEQQAGEVDKAKRSESGMIVDPITMSPDDKVSDALKVMERYRISGVPITKNKKLVGILTNRDLRFETRTDVPISKVMTKENLITVPVGTTLEQAEQILHKHRVEKLLVVDDKYTLKGLITVKDIQKKLKYPYAAKDQQGRLRVGAAIGATGDYLERAQELARAKVDVIAIDSAHGHSTRVLEAIRTVKARLPEVELIAGNVGTFDGACEVARSGADAVKVGIGPGSICTTRIVTGAGVPQITAIAEAFRAVRDAQIPVIADGGIKYSGDVTKALAAGANVCMIGSLFAGTDESPGETILYQGRTFKAYRGMGSLAAMSGGSGERYFQESSNGDSSVGVSRDDGEGNRLAKLVPEGIEGRVPFRGPLSMIIFQLVGGLRSGMGYTGCGSVPELQQKARFVRISAAGMRESHVHDVTITREAPNYRVE, encoded by the coding sequence ATGATCCATTTTCCCGTCCCCGAGGCACTGACGTTTGACGACGTTTTGCTGGTGCCGGCGCGCAGCGATGTGATACCCGCGTCGGTAAACACGCAGACGCGCGTCACCCGCAACATCACGCTGAACATCCCGATCATCAGCGCCGCCATGGACACCGTGACCGAGGCGCAGATGGCGATTGCCATGGCGCAGCAGGGCGGCATGGGCATCGTCCACCGCAGCATGACCATCGAGCAGCAGGCCGGCGAAGTGGACAAGGCGAAGCGCTCGGAGAGCGGCATGATCGTGGACCCGATCACCATGTCGCCCGACGACAAGGTCAGCGACGCCCTCAAGGTGATGGAGCGTTACCGCATCTCGGGCGTGCCGATCACGAAGAACAAGAAGTTGGTCGGCATTCTCACCAACCGCGATCTGCGCTTCGAGACGCGCACCGACGTCCCCATCAGCAAAGTCATGACCAAGGAAAACCTGATCACCGTGCCGGTCGGGACCACGCTGGAGCAGGCGGAGCAGATCCTGCACAAGCACCGCGTCGAGAAGCTGCTGGTGGTGGACGACAAGTACACGCTCAAGGGACTGATCACGGTCAAGGACATCCAGAAGAAGCTGAAGTATCCCTACGCGGCGAAAGACCAGCAGGGACGGTTGCGGGTGGGCGCGGCCATCGGCGCCACCGGCGACTACCTGGAGCGGGCGCAGGAGTTGGCGCGGGCCAAGGTGGACGTGATCGCCATCGACAGCGCGCACGGCCACTCGACGCGCGTGCTGGAGGCGATCCGGACGGTGAAGGCGCGGCTACCCGAGGTGGAGCTGATCGCCGGCAATGTCGGAACGTTTGACGGGGCCTGCGAAGTGGCGCGCTCGGGAGCCGACGCGGTGAAGGTCGGCATCGGGCCGGGCTCGATCTGCACCACGCGCATCGTCACCGGCGCAGGCGTGCCGCAGATTACCGCCATCGCGGAGGCGTTCCGCGCGGTGCGCGACGCGCAGATACCGGTGATTGCCGATGGCGGCATCAAGTATTCCGGCGACGTGACCAAGGCCCTGGCGGCGGGCGCTAACGTGTGCATGATCGGGTCGCTGTTTGCCGGGACCGACGAAAGCCCGGGCGAAACCATTCTCTACCAGGGACGGACGTTCAAGGCGTATCGCGGCATGGGATCGCTGGCGGCGATGTCGGGCGGAAGCGGCGAGCGCTACTTCCAGGAGTCCAGCAACGGGGATTCGTCGGTGGGGGTTAGCCGCGACGACGGCGAGGGCAACCGTCTGGCGAAGCTGGTGCCGGAAGGCATCGAGGGACGGGTGCCGTTTCGCGGGCCGCTGTCCATGATCATTTTTCAACTGGTTGGCGGGCTGCGGTCGGGCATGGGCTACACCGGCTGCGGCTCCGTTCCCGAGTTGCAGCAGAAGGCGCGCTTCGTGCGCATCAGCGCGGCCGGCATGAGAGAGAGCCACGTGCACGACGTGACGATTACACGCGAGGCGCCGAATTATCGCGTGGAATAG
- a CDS encoding Na+/H+ antiporter NhaA, translating into MGHRSYEAVPAAGQRFVLPPFALANAGVRLSIQTIQQTVTSAASMGIFVGLTMGKPLGIVLFGFLAVRLGLARPLTGVRWSQLVGVGILGGLGFTASLFTGDLAFADAAIVARAKVGILAASVVAGLGGYLVLRFATVRPPQGDIERREAAV; encoded by the coding sequence TTGGGCCACCGTTCCTATGAAGCGGTACCCGCGGCGGGGCAACGTTTCGTTCTCCCGCCGTTCGCGCTAGCCAATGCGGGCGTCAGGTTGAGTATTCAAACGATTCAGCAGACGGTGACGAGTGCCGCCAGCATGGGTATCTTCGTCGGACTGACGATGGGGAAACCGCTCGGCATTGTGTTGTTTGGTTTTCTTGCCGTACGTTTAGGGCTGGCGCGCCCGTTGACTGGCGTGCGCTGGTCGCAGTTGGTCGGCGTCGGAATCCTGGGCGGGCTTGGTTTTACTGCGTCGCTGTTTACCGGCGATCTCGCTTTCGCGGATGCAGCGATCGTCGCACGCGCGAAGGTGGGAATTCTCGCCGCCTCAGTGGTTGCCGGACTTGGTGGATATCTCGTGCTGCGGTTCGCAACCGTACGACCGCCGCAGGGCGACATTGAGAGACGGGAGGCGGCGGTTTAG
- a CDS encoding response regulator transcription factor → MGKIRILIADDHGIVRKGLRLQLEQREEFEVVGEASDGREAVRMAEELGPAVVIMDIAMPNLNGIDAAAQMIKRSPELRVIILSMHSDESYLTRALTAGVKGYLLKETADLDLYRAVQAVAQGKVFFSPTIANTLLEDYMRQLQQRGLQDSYDLLTDREKEILQLLAEGKSNKEVATTLDLSTYTVETHRTHIMQKLNLHSSADIVLYAVRKKIIS, encoded by the coding sequence ATGGGCAAAATCCGCATCCTGATTGCCGACGACCACGGCATCGTGAGGAAGGGCCTGCGGCTGCAACTGGAGCAGCGGGAGGAATTCGAGGTAGTGGGCGAAGCCAGCGATGGACGGGAAGCCGTCCGCATGGCGGAAGAACTTGGGCCGGCGGTGGTCATCATGGATATCGCCATGCCGAATCTCAACGGCATCGATGCCGCGGCCCAAATGATTAAGCGGAGCCCCGAGCTCAGGGTGATCATCCTCAGCATGCACTCCGATGAAAGCTATCTGACGCGCGCCCTGACGGCTGGAGTGAAAGGGTACTTGCTGAAGGAAACTGCCGACTTGGATCTCTATCGCGCGGTCCAGGCTGTGGCGCAGGGTAAAGTATTTTTCAGCCCGACTATTGCCAACACGCTGCTGGAAGATTACATGCGCCAGCTACAGCAACGCGGGCTGCAGGATTCCTATGACCTGCTCACCGACCGGGAGAAGGAGATCCTGCAACTACTGGCCGAGGGCAAGTCCAACAAAGAGGTCGCGACCACGCTTGACCTCAGCACGTACACCGTCGAGACCCACCGCACCCACATAATGCAGAAGCTCAATCTCCACAGTTCCGCCGACATCGTCCTCTATGCGGTGCGAAAAAAGATAATCTCCTGA
- the otsB gene encoding trehalose-phosphatase, producing MLLDYDGTIAPFSVNRHQAFPYPTVPELIDSIMSTCRTSVVLISGRAAREIPPLLGLNPHPEIWGTYGIERLRADGQYSVGHVSDDAQRALVKADLWLQEEGGLDRLIELKPGAIAVHWRGLNPTQVEEVKAAAYRAMSPFASVDLLLSEFDGGLELRPRTRSKADVVLALLSEHDPEAAVAYLGDDATDEEAFRALNGRGLTVLVRPKYRFSAAQRWIRPPEELVHFLTEWIRACGGEL from the coding sequence TTGCTTCTGGATTATGACGGGACCATAGCCCCATTCTCGGTGAACCGCCATCAAGCGTTCCCCTATCCCACTGTGCCCGAACTCATTGATTCCATTATGAGCACGTGTCGAACCTCCGTGGTCTTGATCAGCGGTCGTGCAGCCCGGGAAATCCCTCCGCTTCTCGGCCTCAATCCCCACCCGGAAATCTGGGGTACCTACGGTATTGAGCGACTGCGTGCCGACGGCCAGTATTCCGTGGGGCACGTGAGCGACGACGCGCAACGCGCGCTCGTGAAGGCGGACCTTTGGCTGCAAGAGGAAGGAGGTCTGGATCGGCTGATTGAGCTGAAACCAGGAGCCATCGCGGTCCATTGGAGAGGTCTCAATCCAACGCAAGTCGAGGAAGTCAAAGCGGCTGCATACCGCGCCATGTCGCCGTTCGCATCCGTCGACCTGCTGCTGTCGGAATTCGATGGCGGATTGGAACTCCGCCCGCGCACTCGCAGCAAGGCAGACGTGGTGCTCGCGCTGCTTTCCGAGCACGATCCTGAGGCGGCGGTTGCATATCTGGGCGATGACGCCACCGACGAAGAGGCATTCCGTGCCTTGAACGGCCGCGGCCTGACCGTGCTGGTTCGGCCCAAGTATCGCTTCTCGGCCGCGCAGAGATGGATCAGGCCGCCTGAAGAACTGGTTCATTTCTTGACCGAATGGATCCGCGCTTGTGGAGGTGAGCTGTGA
- a CDS encoding trehalose-6-phosphate synthase, whose product MIVVSNRLPFSVEEENGGIALRASGGGLVTALLPVLRESGGCWIGWTGSASDESIAGAFKQCAGPNYSFEPLSLSAAEKTCFYQGCCNQIIWPLFHGLPSRCDFDPAYWGSYCTVNEKFADAVERAWRNDDFVWVHDYHLMILAGCLRARGARYRMGYFHHIPFPHPDILEKLPWRNELLRSMLQFNTIGFQTVRDRRNFVACVRQFLCNVRVRAVAGKLLVRSENQCAMVGTYPISIDYEEFAGASADPATAAAAGQIRSDLNGSRIILGIDRLDYTKGILERLKSFETLIATNPGSQGGVSMIQIVVPSREEIGEYQQLRLAIERRVSQINGKYATPGWVPVHYLYRHLSRSELIAFYRAADIALVTPLKDGMNLVAKEFCACRVDETGVLILSEFAGAAAELNCGALIVNSYDTDGVAEALLCALRMDDREQRARMHAMRDIIRSHDVFRWSRSFCAQATPPKLVARPAAVHFAGAPEPRTRSNAAAAVG is encoded by the coding sequence TTGATCGTGGTTTCCAATCGCCTGCCGTTCAGCGTCGAGGAAGAGAATGGAGGTATCGCGCTGCGCGCCAGCGGCGGAGGATTGGTTACCGCACTGCTCCCGGTCCTTCGCGAGAGCGGTGGATGTTGGATCGGGTGGACAGGCTCCGCATCGGACGAGAGTATCGCCGGGGCATTCAAGCAATGTGCGGGGCCGAATTATTCGTTTGAACCGCTGTCGTTGAGCGCCGCCGAGAAGACCTGTTTTTACCAAGGGTGTTGCAACCAGATTATCTGGCCGCTATTTCACGGCCTGCCGTCGCGATGCGATTTCGATCCAGCGTATTGGGGCTCGTATTGTACGGTAAATGAGAAATTCGCTGATGCCGTCGAGCGCGCCTGGCGAAATGACGATTTCGTCTGGGTTCATGATTACCACCTCATGATCCTTGCCGGCTGCCTGCGGGCGCGCGGCGCGCGTTATCGCATGGGCTATTTTCATCACATCCCATTCCCCCACCCCGACATTCTGGAAAAGCTTCCTTGGCGAAACGAACTGCTCCGTTCCATGCTGCAGTTCAACACTATCGGTTTCCAAACGGTCCGCGACCGGCGCAACTTTGTTGCTTGCGTCCGTCAGTTTCTTTGCAACGTTCGCGTCCGAGCTGTCGCGGGTAAACTTTTGGTTCGCTCGGAAAATCAGTGCGCCATGGTCGGCACTTATCCCATCAGCATTGATTACGAGGAATTCGCCGGCGCCTCGGCCGACCCCGCCACGGCAGCTGCCGCCGGCCAGATCCGCAGTGATCTAAACGGAAGCCGCATTATCCTCGGCATTGACCGGCTGGACTACACCAAGGGAATTCTCGAACGCCTCAAGTCTTTTGAGACGCTCATCGCCACGAATCCGGGCAGCCAAGGCGGAGTCTCGATGATCCAGATCGTGGTTCCCAGCCGCGAGGAAATCGGCGAATACCAGCAACTGAGGCTTGCGATCGAAAGGCGGGTCAGCCAGATTAATGGCAAGTACGCTACTCCGGGATGGGTGCCCGTCCACTACTTGTACCGGCATCTCTCGCGTTCGGAGCTGATCGCGTTTTACCGCGCAGCCGATATTGCCCTTGTCACCCCGCTGAAAGACGGCATGAACCTCGTGGCTAAGGAATTCTGCGCCTGCCGAGTGGACGAAACAGGAGTGTTGATCCTCAGCGAGTTTGCGGGCGCTGCGGCAGAGCTTAATTGTGGGGCCCTGATTGTCAACTCCTATGACACCGACGGTGTTGCCGAGGCGCTGCTTTGTGCGTTGCGCATGGATGACCGGGAGCAGCGCGCCCGTATGCACGCGATGCGCGACATCATCCGCAGCCACGACGTTTTCCGCTGGTCCCGCTCCTTTTGCGCACAGGCAACTCCGCCGAAACTCGTCGCGCGTCCTGCTGCGGTTCATTTTGCCGGTGCGCCCGAGCCCCGCACGCGCTCGAACGCGGCCGCGGCGGTTGGTTAG
- a CDS encoding AI-2E family transporter — protein MASKRSEADPEALHDAAELERVQHVTGLPQRQEEADEVHRHMRAGASATILLAVLAMLTVCYFAELPIIVLLISILLAFILAPLADLLQRVRLPRSLAALIAVLLFLAVLYGIGQLSYNRAVAFSRDLPKYSSKIRSAVGRVRQQAQQFQKTTSSVLPEQEENGPRVTVQQSKPWTEYLSGSLGPTIEIAFAASFIPFLTYFMLSWQDHVRSATVMLFRMKHRNTAYMTLGLISGMIRSFIVGNVLVGLFIGAMSTVVFGIIHLPYFYFIGFISGFLSLVPYLGVLLAAVPPLISGIGQIHGGGVITILVTVLGLHLFALNVLYPKFLGSRLQLNPLAVTLSLLFWGWLWGAMGLVLAVPITAAIKIVFDHIETMRGYGSWLGE, from the coding sequence ATGGCAAGCAAGCGTTCGGAGGCGGATCCGGAAGCGCTGCACGACGCGGCGGAGCTGGAGCGGGTGCAGCACGTCACAGGACTTCCGCAACGGCAGGAAGAAGCGGACGAGGTGCACCGGCATATGCGCGCTGGGGCGTCAGCGACGATCCTGCTCGCTGTCCTGGCGATGTTGACGGTGTGTTACTTCGCCGAGCTGCCGATCATCGTCCTGCTGATCTCGATCTTGCTGGCATTCATTCTGGCGCCGTTGGCGGACCTATTGCAGCGCGTCAGGTTGCCCCGATCGCTGGCCGCGCTAATTGCCGTGCTGCTGTTCTTGGCGGTGCTATACGGGATAGGGCAGCTCTCGTATAACCGCGCGGTCGCGTTCAGCCGCGACCTGCCGAAATACTCGAGCAAGATTCGATCCGCAGTAGGCAGAGTGCGACAGCAGGCACAGCAGTTCCAGAAGACGACTTCCTCTGTCCTGCCGGAGCAGGAGGAGAACGGTCCCAGGGTCACAGTGCAGCAGTCGAAGCCCTGGACGGAATACCTGAGCGGCAGCCTGGGGCCAACCATCGAGATCGCGTTCGCCGCCTCGTTCATTCCATTCCTCACATATTTCATGCTGAGCTGGCAGGACCACGTGCGGTCAGCTACGGTGATGCTGTTCCGGATGAAGCACCGCAACACGGCGTACATGACGTTGGGACTGATTTCAGGAATGATCCGGAGCTTTATCGTCGGCAACGTGCTGGTCGGATTGTTTATCGGGGCGATGAGCACGGTGGTGTTTGGCATCATCCACCTGCCGTACTTCTACTTCATCGGTTTCATCAGCGGATTCCTGAGCCTGGTACCGTACTTGGGAGTGCTGCTCGCGGCGGTGCCGCCGCTGATCTCGGGAATTGGCCAGATCCACGGCGGAGGAGTGATCACGATCCTTGTGACCGTGCTCGGACTGCACCTGTTCGCGCTGAACGTCCTTTACCCGAAGTTTCTGGGCAGCCGGCTCCAGTTGAACCCGCTGGCGGTGACACTGTCACTGCTGTTCTGGGGATGGTTGTGGGGGGCGATGGGCTTGGTATTGGCGGTGCCGATCACTGCGGCCATCAAAATCGTGTTCGACCACATCGAGACAATGCGCGGGTATGGATCGTGGCTGGGAGAGTGA
- the ruvX gene encoding Holliday junction resolvase RuvX → MAVSDPLGITAQGLKTIRRKNKRTDFELLQRAIREHDVREIVVGFPLRMSGQEGRQAEKVSAFADQLRARFQLPIHLWDERLTSVQANRLLREAELSIAKRAAAVDRMAAVLILQSYLDAHTRT, encoded by the coding sequence ATGGCTGTTTCCGACCCGCTTGGGATCACCGCGCAGGGCCTGAAGACCATCCGCCGCAAGAACAAGCGCACTGATTTCGAGCTCTTGCAGCGGGCCATTCGCGAGCACGATGTTCGCGAAATTGTGGTCGGTTTCCCCCTGCGCATGAGCGGCCAGGAGGGCCGTCAGGCGGAAAAAGTCAGCGCCTTTGCCGATCAGCTTCGCGCGCGCTTTCAGCTTCCCATTCATCTCTGGGACGAGCGCCTCACCTCGGTGCAGGCTAACCGCCTCCTGCGCGAAGCCGAGCTCAGCATCGCCAAGCGCGCCGCCGCGGTCGACCGCATGGCCGCCGTCCTCATCCTGCAATCCTATCTGGACGCCCATACCCGCACCTAG
- the mltG gene encoding endolytic transglycosylase MltG, producing the protein MFLIAVFGTAIWLAWALCLPVQPQGTQYVLLRPGWSSRHIAGTLQSAGLIPSARAFLLLHYVLARSLKAGEYKFDQPATARQVHDRLARGDIYVHTVTIPEGYNLYDIAAVTQLAGLGSAQDFLKAAAEDVVFIRDLDPAATSLEGYLFPDTYGFTRTQTMHDIIGVMVHRFRREAEQLGLVCAVNANAPAPPTAASRCPDLHAIVTMASIIERETAVPEERPLVASVYYNRLRSRIALAADPTVIYAALVSGRYTGAIRQSDLQFDSAYNTYRHPGMPPGPIANPGRASLQAALHPANTHFLYFVSDGNGHHRFARTLDQHSRNVAAYRRSIAASR; encoded by the coding sequence ATCTTCCTGATTGCCGTGTTCGGCACAGCGATTTGGCTTGCATGGGCGCTCTGTCTCCCCGTCCAGCCCCAGGGCACGCAGTATGTCCTTCTCCGCCCGGGCTGGTCCAGCCGCCACATTGCCGGCACACTGCAATCCGCCGGCCTCATCCCCAGCGCGCGTGCGTTTCTGCTGCTGCACTACGTTCTGGCGCGCAGCCTCAAGGCCGGTGAATACAAATTCGACCAGCCCGCCACCGCCCGCCAGGTGCACGACCGTCTCGCCCGCGGCGACATCTACGTCCACACCGTCACCATCCCCGAGGGCTACAACCTCTACGACATCGCCGCCGTCACGCAGCTCGCTGGACTCGGGTCCGCGCAGGACTTCCTCAAGGCCGCCGCCGAAGACGTGGTTTTCATCCGCGATCTCGATCCTGCCGCCACCTCGCTGGAAGGCTACTTATTCCCCGACACCTACGGTTTCACCCGCACCCAGACGATGCACGACATCATCGGCGTCATGGTCCACCGTTTCCGCCGCGAAGCCGAGCAGCTTGGCCTGGTCTGCGCCGTCAACGCCAATGCTCCAGCGCCACCGACCGCCGCCTCCAGATGTCCCGACCTCCACGCCATCGTCACCATGGCGTCCATCATCGAAAGGGAGACTGCGGTGCCCGAGGAGCGTCCCTTGGTCGCCAGCGTCTACTACAACCGCCTGCGTAGCCGCATTGCGCTCGCCGCCGACCCGACGGTGATTTACGCCGCTCTCGTCTCCGGGCGTTACACCGGCGCAATCCGCCAATCGGACCTTCAGTTCGATTCTGCTTACAATACCTATCGCCATCCTGGAATGCCGCCGGGTCCGATCGCCAATCCCGGACGGGCATCCTTGCAGGCAGCCCTTCACCCCGCCAACACCCATTTCCTTTACTTTGTCAGCGACGGTAACGGGCATCACCGCTTCGCCCGCACGCTGGACCAACACAGCCGTAACGTCGCCGCCTATCGCCGATCAATAGCGGCATCGCGCTAA
- a CDS encoding ABC transporter permease yields MNRMILANLVHRPIRSLISVIAIAVEVTLILVIVGFSLGMLNDSKQRQAGIGADVMVQPPGASALMGVSSAPVPIRVADILRKLPHVQVVSPVIMQLSTTGTVEVLSGIDLDTYNQLGSPFRYIAGGPFTKPDDVIVDDFAASSQNLHVGSTITALNHEFQVCGIVEHGKGSRKFFPISTLQDLLGAQNKASIFYVKADDPSNADFVAQEIRSVPGLQQYTVRSMREYLSMLTPESLPGLNKFIDVVVGVSMVIGFIVIFQAMYAAVMERTREIGILKSLGASKFYIVNLVLRETVLLAIFGTILGIMISFLASRAIVTRFRTLPVVIQTNWIGYAIIIAIVGAILGALYPAYKAAQKDPIDALAYE; encoded by the coding sequence ATGAATCGAATGATCCTCGCCAATCTGGTGCACCGCCCGATCCGCTCTCTTATCAGCGTCATCGCCATCGCTGTCGAAGTTACGCTCATCCTTGTTATTGTCGGTTTCTCCCTCGGAATGTTGAACGACTCCAAGCAGCGTCAGGCGGGCATTGGCGCCGACGTCATGGTCCAGCCTCCCGGCGCTTCCGCCCTGATGGGCGTCAGCAGCGCTCCCGTTCCCATCAGGGTGGCCGACATTTTGCGCAAACTGCCGCATGTGCAGGTTGTTTCGCCCGTCATCATGCAACTCAGCACCACCGGTACCGTCGAGGTTCTCTCCGGCATCGATCTCGACACCTACAACCAGCTCGGCTCGCCCTTCCGCTACATCGCCGGCGGTCCTTTCACCAAGCCCGACGACGTAATCGTGGACGACTTCGCTGCCTCTTCCCAGAACTTGCACGTCGGTAGCACAATCACCGCTCTCAACCATGAGTTCCAAGTCTGCGGCATCGTCGAGCACGGCAAGGGCTCGCGAAAATTTTTCCCGATTTCAACCCTGCAGGATCTCCTTGGCGCCCAGAACAAGGCGTCCATCTTTTACGTCAAGGCCGACGATCCTTCCAACGCCGACTTCGTCGCCCAGGAAATCCGCTCCGTTCCCGGCCTGCAGCAGTACACGGTCCGGTCCATGCGCGAATACCTATCCATGCTGACCCCGGAGAGCCTGCCCGGCCTGAATAAATTCATTGACGTGGTGGTTGGCGTCTCCATGGTCATCGGCTTCATTGTCATTTTTCAAGCGATGTACGCCGCAGTCATGGAACGCACCCGTGAGATCGGGATTCTGAAGTCGCTCGGCGCTTCCAAGTTCTACATCGTCAACCTCGTGCTGCGTGAAACCGTGCTGCTCGCCATTTTCGGCACCATCCTCGGCATCATGATTAGCTTCCTCGCCAGTCGCGCCATTGTCACCCGTTTCCGCACGCTCCCAGTCGTCATTCAGACTAACTGGATCGGTTACGCCATCATCATCGCCATCGTGGGCGCCATTCTTGGCGCTCTCTATCCCGCGTACAAGGCCGCCCAGAAAGATCCCATCGACGCCCTCGCCTACGAGTAG
- the rplM gene encoding 50S ribosomal protein L13, producing MSTYFPKEGEIARKWYVVDAAGQTLGRLATRVASILAGKENPRYTPFIDTGDHVVVINAEKVRLTGMKSESKVYRHYTGFPGGLREEGYRQRFARRPDRVVQEAIEGMLPKTKLGRSMAKKLKVYRGDKHPHQAQKPEGLSLAKQA from the coding sequence ATGTCTACCTATTTCCCCAAAGAGGGGGAAATTGCGCGCAAATGGTACGTCGTGGACGCGGCGGGGCAGACCCTTGGCCGCCTGGCAACGCGCGTTGCTTCCATCCTCGCGGGCAAGGAAAATCCGCGCTACACGCCCTTCATTGACACCGGCGATCACGTCGTGGTCATCAACGCCGAAAAGGTTCGCCTCACCGGGATGAAGAGCGAATCCAAGGTCTACCGCCACTACACCGGGTTCCCCGGCGGGCTGCGGGAAGAGGGATACCGCCAACGCTTTGCCCGCCGTCCCGACAGGGTCGTTCAGGAAGCCATCGAGGGCATGCTGCCCAAGACCAAGTTGGGCCGCTCCATGGCGAAGAAGCTGAAGGTTTATCGCGGCGATAAGCATCCTCATCAGGCGCAGAAGCCCGAAGGTTTGTCGCTCGCCAAGCAAGCGTGA
- the rpsI gene encoding 30S ribosomal protein S9, translating into MAETVEYYGTGRRKSSIARVFLRPGTGEFRVNDLPFDRYFVTETQRILARQPLVVTETAGNFNVLATVQGGGVSGQAGAVKMGIARALLAFNPELRARLKNEGFLTRDSRGKERKKYGQKGARKRFQFSKR; encoded by the coding sequence ATGGCTGAAACAGTTGAGTACTACGGCACGGGACGGCGCAAGTCCAGCATCGCCCGCGTCTTTCTCCGCCCGGGCACGGGTGAGTTCCGTGTGAACGACCTGCCCTTTGACCGCTACTTCGTCACCGAGACACAGCGCATCCTGGCGCGCCAGCCGCTGGTCGTTACCGAGACCGCCGGCAATTTCAATGTCCTCGCCACCGTTCAAGGCGGCGGCGTCAGTGGCCAGGCCGGCGCGGTTAAGATGGGCATCGCCCGCGCCTTACTTGCGTTCAATCCCGAGCTCCGCGCGCGTCTCAAGAACGAGGGCTTCCTCACGCGCGATTCCCGCGGCAAGGAGCGCAAGAAGTACGGCCAAAAGGGAGCGCGCAAGAGATTTCAGTTCAGTAAGCGCTAA
- the rpsB gene encoding 30S ribosomal protein S2, with amino-acid sequence MATITMKELLEAGVHFGHQTKRWNPKMKEFIFGERNGIYIIDLQKTLKMFKEASRFVQDMAAEGKILLFVGTKRQAQDAIAEEAQRCNMYYVNQRWLGGLLTNWVTVQKSVKRLKELDEMATDGRYELLPKKEVIQLERERKHLQANLAGIKNLSRLPDAIFVIDSNKEQIAVREARKLGIPVVAVVDTNCDPSEVDYVIPGNDDALRAIRLFASKVADSVVEGAQAATDKQVAEVQAAQQAEAAAAGELAAEGAAEPATEEVSMEDVLGGGVRKQPAPVDVAVEEPEAHHAEAHTK; translated from the coding sequence TTGGCTACCATCACCATGAAGGAGCTGCTCGAAGCGGGCGTTCACTTCGGGCACCAGACCAAGCGCTGGAACCCCAAGATGAAGGAATTCATCTTCGGCGAGCGCAACGGCATTTATATTATTGACCTGCAGAAGACGCTGAAGATGTTCAAGGAGGCGTCCAGGTTTGTGCAGGACATGGCCGCCGAGGGCAAGATCCTGCTGTTCGTTGGCACCAAGCGCCAGGCGCAGGACGCCATTGCCGAAGAGGCGCAGCGGTGCAACATGTACTACGTCAACCAGCGCTGGCTGGGCGGCCTGCTCACCAACTGGGTTACCGTCCAGAAATCGGTGAAGCGGCTCAAAGAACTCGACGAGATGGCCACCGACGGCCGCTACGAACTGCTCCCGAAGAAAGAAGTTATCCAGCTTGAGCGCGAGCGCAAGCACCTCCAGGCCAACCTTGCCGGCATTAAGAACCTGTCGCGCCTGCCCGACGCCATCTTCGTGATTGACTCCAACAAGGAGCAGATCGCCGTGCGCGAGGCGCGCAAGCTGGGCATCCCCGTGGTCGCCGTCGTGGACACCAATTGCGATCCCAGCGAAGTAGATTACGTCATCCCCGGCAACGACGACGCGCTGCGCGCCATCCGGTTGTTCGCCTCCAAGGTCGCCGATTCCGTCGTCGAGGGTGCCCAGGCCGCGACCGACAAGCAGGTCGCCGAAGTTCAGGCTGCGCAGCAGGCCGAAGCCGCTGCCGCCGGTGAGCTTGCGGCCGAAGGCGCTGCCGAGCCCGCCACCGAGGAGGTCAGCATGGAAGACGTGCTCGGCGGCGGCGTGCGCAAGCAGCCTGCCCCGGTTGACGTTGCGGTCGAAGAGCCCGAGGCCCATCACGCCGAGGCGCATACCAAGTAA